The segment AACTGCTCATCACCACACAGGGAACCCCTGGCTTGGGTCCACAGCACAGACCCTCCATCCAGGGTTGACTGCACTGAGTGATTATTGACCAGCATCTCTCTGAGGAGGAGCCCCCAGGAGACAAGCAAATGACCCTTGGCCACAAGCACTACTAAGAtcccttcctctgctgcctccaagTTGGGGAAGAAAGATAAACACTGAGACCACCCCAGAGCTGCAGCAGGCAGCCCAGGAGTGCCAAGTCACAACCTACAGCCAGCACTCAAGGGAGAGAGAAACCCACACCTTCAGAGCATTGAGAGGGAAAATGGCTGCAACTGCGAGGAAACACAGGGGAGCCACATAATTGAATGAGAGTTTAGCAACTGACCAATAAGCTTAAGTATCACCTGCTGAACCACACCCCAAAGCTTCCATACCAAAAATACCTCATTAACAGACCCCCCTGAAACCAGAggcaagaagacagcttcaaaTAAAGATCCTGCACAAAATCTCAGCCCAGTGAAAAATCCAGAAAAGAAGTCTGTTGACTGTACTCAATCTACACTGCAGTTAAAGGAACACCCACACACAGAGGTGAAAATGAACCAATGCAAGAACTCCAGTAATTCAAATTACCAGAGTGTTGTATGTCCTCTGAATGGCTGCACCAGTTCTCCAACAAGAGTTCTTAACCAGACCGAACTGACTAGAATTACagaagaattcagaatatggacaggaacaaagatcatcaagattcaggatggcaaaacccaatccaaggaagataagaatcacaataaagtgaaacaagagctgaaggatgaaatagtcaatataaaaaagaacataacaggtctgacagagctgaataacataatacaagaatttcacaatgcaatcacaagtattagcagcagaataaaccaagctgaggaaacaatctcagaacttgaagactggatctctgaaataagacagtcagacaaaaataaagaaaacagaataaaaagcaatgaacaaaatctctgagaagtatgggattatgtaaaaaggcCAAATCTATGAATCGTAAACAATGCTGAAAGGGTGgaggagaaagcaaacaacttggaaaacatatttcaggatatcttCCATGAAAACTTTCCCAACTTTGCTAGAGAGGCtaacagtcaaattcaggaaatatagagagctactgcaagattctacacaagaaaatcatccccaagacacataattgtcagatttttcagggccaaaatgaaagaaagaatgttaaaggcagctagagagaaagggggCAGGTCACCTGCAAAGGGAAtgccatcaggctaacagcagacctctcagttgaaaccttacaagccagaagagattgagggcctatattcaacattcttaaagaaagaaatcttcaaccaagaatttcatatttagccaaactaagcttcctaagtgaaggacagataagatccttttcagataagcaaatgttgagagaatTCATTAACACAAGACCTGCCTTACAGGAGATCTTGAAAGGAGCATGAAATACAGAGGAAAGACTGCTACCAACTAACACAACACTCTTAAACACACAGACTAGTGTCACtttaaagcaaccacacaaacaagccaaCATAATGACCAGCTACcagcacaatgacaggatcaaatccacaaaTATCAATATTCACCTTGAATACAAACAAGCTAAATGTCCCACTTGAAAGGCACAGAGTGTCAAGCTGTATAAAACagcaagacccaatggtatgctgtcttcaaaagaCCCATCTCGCATGTAATGACACTCAtgagctcaaaataaagggatggaggaaaatgtaccaagcaaatgaaaacacaaaaaagcaggggttgcaatcctaatttcagacaaaacagattttaaccaagaaagatcaaaaaagaccaaggagggcattacataatgccaaagggttcaattcaacaaggagatccaactattctaaatatatatgcatccaacacaggacCACCcagtgttgcaggaagtcagggaccccaaatgcagggaccggctgaagcgatggcagaagaacgtggattgtgaagatttcatggacacttatcacttccccaatcaatacccttgtgatttcctacgcctgtctttactttaatctcttaatcctgtcagctgaggaagatgtatgtcacctcaggaccatgtGATATTTGCGTTAACTTCACAAATtctagagcatgtgtgtttgaacaaatatgaaatatgggtaccttgaaaaaagaataggataacagcaattgttcaggaaataagagagataaACTTAAACTCTGTCTGCCAGTGAgccaggtggaacagagccaaatttctcttctttcaagagcaaatgggagaaatattgctgaattcttttttttttttttttttgagatggagtctcgctctgtcacccaggctggagtgcagtggcgctcgatcttggctcactgcaagctccgcctcctgggtttgcaccattctcctgcctcagcctcccgaggagctgggactacaggcacctggcaccacgcccagctaatttttttgtatttttagtagagacggggtttcactatgttagccaggatggtctcgatctcctgacctcgtgaattctttttctcagcaagaaaCATCCCTGGAAAAGAGAATACACGCCTGGGGGTATAGGTCTATAGACGGCCCCCCTAGGTGCCGCCGTCTTTTATGGTCTGTAGACCGtaggggtgaaatagaccccagtctcccatagtgctcccaggcttattaggaagaggaaattgctgcctaataaattttggtcagaccggttgctcttaaaaccctgtctcctgataagatgttatcaatgacaatggtgcctgaaacttcattagcaattttaatttcaccccggtcctgtggtcctgtgatctcgccctgcctccacttgccttgtgatattctattaacttgtgaagtacttgatgtctgtgacccacacctattcgcacgctccctccccttttgaaaatctctaataaaaacttgctggtttttgcagcttctggggcatcacggaacctactgacatgtgatgtctcccctagacactcagctttaaaatttctgtcttttgtactctgtccctttatttctcaaaccggccaacgcttagggaaaatagaaaagaacctacgtgactatcggggcaggttccccaataacccagattcataaagcgagttcttagagacctacaaagagacacggattctcacacaataatagtgggagacttcagcactccactgacagtattagacagatcatcaatcaaggcagaaaattaacaaagatattaagGACCTAACAACGatgtatacattcttctcatcaccacacgccacatactctaaaatttacCAATAATTAGACATAAAACAATCTTCACCAACTGTAAAAGAACAAAAGTCATACCAAACAAACTCTTGGagcacagcacaataaaaataagaagccAAAACTATGAAAATCGCTCAAAACCATgcgattacatggaaattaaacaggatactcctgaatgacttttgggtaaatattgaaattaaggcaaaatcaaaaagttctttgaaaataatgagaacaaagatacaacatactagaacctctgggacacagctgaggcaatgttaagagggaaattcacggcaccaaatgcccacatcaaaaagttagaaagatctcaaaataACAACCTAAATTCACAACTGAAacaattagagaagcaagaataaatcaaccccaaagcttgcagaagacaagaaataacaattCAGAAATGAACGAATGGGGAGATTCACGAAGAAGCTatagttaaagaaataaaaacaaaatgattaaGATTATACCAGCACTGATAAAAGACATAAAACTAAAGattcaaagaaacaaagaaagcctTACCCAggataaatttaaagaaatcaatATCTTCATACATCACAGGCAAATTTCAAAATGCCAAAGACCCTAGCATGTAGGTTCCATGATGGGAGGGGGTACCTAGCACATAATAACCATCAACAAATACTTGTGCAATTAATGAATTAAGTAGGAAATCTTAATTCAGAGAAAAGGGATATATGATATTACCTACAAAGGAGCACTTAAACTGACAACTGACTTTGTAGCAACTATGAAAGCCACAAGAAAAtagattaatattttcaaagtgttGAAAGTAACTACCAGGTTAGAATTCTGTATCAAGAAAAAAACTACATTTCAATCAACAAAGGTGAAATAAAGGCATttgtagagagaaaaaaagacagagaatagACTATTAACAAACAAGGACATGTTtcacaaagaaggaaaatgatctcAGAAGGTTTCAGatacagaaaggaatagaaacaaataaatggtaaatatatgGGGAAATCTAAACAAACACTGATTTTATAAGACTCTTACAATGACATGCAATATGTGAAGTTAAGAAATCAAGAgagaattaaaatacaaaacaataacaaacaagTCAGGAGGCAAGTAATCATAAAGTATTCTAAGGCTCTTGCTTTgttcaggagaaaaataaaattgttaattaaCTTTAGAatgttgatatatatataatacataaacctacatacattatatattatatacttatatgtgtacaATTATATGACAGTATAtactattacatatattttatacaattgTGTGTTATAATATAATAATGCACATATAGTTctagagaaaccagaaaaatagaaaataagtttaGTATAAATTCTAAACAAGTggagaaaaaagtgaaataaggagaaaaatatcttaaggcaaaagaaaatagaaaataaaagaaaaagtctagAAAATATGGGTcacagaaaagttaaaattagCAGAAATGaatctaaataaattaaaaaccaggctgggcatggtgattcacacctataatcccagcactttgggaggccaagacggttagatcacttgaggtcaggagtttgacaccagcctggccaatatggtaaaaccccatctctactaaaaatacaaaaattagccaggcatggtggcacaagcctgtaatcccagctacttgggaggctgaggcatgaaaatcacttgaacccaggaggcggagattgcagtgagccaagattgtgccactgcactccagcctgggtgacagagcgagacttcatctcaaaaaaaaaaaaaattaaaaatcaaaatcaatgtaaatgggctaaactctccaattaaaagacagagactgtaTTAAGAACTCAATCATggctggacatggtagctcacacccgtaatcacagcactttgggaggctaaagcagatggatcacctgaggtcagaagtttaagaccagcctggccaactgccaacaatggcaaaatcctgtctgactaaaaatataaaaattagctgggcatagtggtgtgcacctgtagttccagctatttgggaggctgaggcatgagaatcacttgaacccaggaggtggaggttgtggtgaaccaaaattgcaccactgcactgcactccagcctaggcaacagagtgagaatctgtctcaaaaacaaaaacaaatctcaattatatactatttataagaggcaaaaaaaaaaggttgaaaataaaacaatgaaaaaactaGACAAATCCCAACAAAGAGACAGCTGTCAGACTGAGAAatattaaggcaaaaaaaaaaaaaaaatgctatcaggAAGATACAACAATTCTAAACTTGTATGCAACTAATAACATGCAttcaaatacataaagcaaaatttAACTATTAATATTCACCAAAACACATCAGTTAATATACCAAACATGAAAGAATACAGTaccacttattgagcacttattgtgGGTGCtcatttccaaaaataattttgcttaatCCTTATATCAAGCAGGTAccataattatttccattttatacataAAGAAATCAAGGATTAGAGAACTTAAAGAATGTTCTCAATATCACATAGCTAGTAATGGTAGAACTGGTATTCTAAGTTTAGTCGATCTAGCCTTATAACTCAGAACCTTAAAGTGGGTAGAACACAGAAGTATAAGGTTAGCACAATACTGCTAAATAAAACTTGCAGATGGCATTGGGGAATTTGTTATAAATAGGTGATTTCCAGCCAACAGaatgaaattctggaaaaatGTCTTCTCCCTATACAGGAGAGTGTTCAGAACAAGGAAGACATGAGGCAGGAACAGGgtccaaggcagaagaattggtgCCATAATAGGGTACAGAGTACGTTCACAGGGACTTATAAGAACCAGAACTGGACATCTCAGTGGAGCTAAATCAGCAGCCAGAGTATGTTGGTGTCAAGCTCAAGGTTATGGGGTTATAGCTAGACCAAAGTCCTGTTTCTCCAGTGTAAGATGGGCCTGGTGAGTGGAAGATAAGACTGAGCCTAAGATGGGATCAAATGGTTCCAACTGTGAGAAAGAAACATTAAACATGGGCTTGTACTGAGACTGATCTCAACAATACATAGAATAGTACTTTATAAATTTTTGCAGAAGTGAGTTAAATGCAAGAGAAACCCTGTGATTCTATCAATGTCAAAATCTTTACAAATTTGTTCCCCAGGATGTGTGTGCTTCTTGTGTCCCCCTTGCTAAGGGTACAACTTGGGTCATAAAGTAAATAGCTTCCATCATAGAAAAGTCTCCCTGAAATGATGCCATGATGGTGTTACAAGGTTGGGCTCATTAATGAAAAGTAGCAATTTCACACAGAGCCAGCATGGGTGATTTCCAGTCGTGGAATGATTTGGCCTTAGCAGAGTCATCAAAACTCTCTGGGGTCATTGAACTCAAGTATGCGTTGAGACATGGTTTAGCTTGGAAAGCCACCTTAACATGCTTGGAAGATCATGGTCTAAGTCCCTGCATAAAAATAATACTTACAAGGGGTGTCTGAAATTATGCTCTAAAACCAATTTACCACATAATAAATAGGTCTCATAAACAAACGTATGACCTGGCCCCTACAACTTCTCTGATCCCATATTCTACCACCCTTTCATCTTCTCATTCCCTCCAACTCATTGCACACCTTTCAGTTCATTGACCCTGCCAAAAACTCATGCACCTCGGGTTCTTTGCATGTGCTATTTCCTCTCCTTGGGATGTTCTTCCAGATGGCTTCATAGCTCACTCCATTCCTTCAAGCCTTTGTCCAGTGTCTCTTCATCAGCAAGGCCTTCCCTGACAGCTCTGAATAAAATAGCAACCCCATCCATGCCATCTGCATCCTGaccttttccattcctttctcctgCTGTATGTTTCTTTACAACACCTACCACCATCTACAGGGCTGCTAAATAGGGGAGTGTGGATTGGGCCTGGGGTAGGGGAAGAGTGACAGGACAAAGTTTTCTTTTACACTCACCAAGTGCCCACAAACTGTGAACCAGCCATGTTTACTGTCAGGGAGGCCACGTCTCTAATTtacacaaaaacaacaaatgggCTGTCAGATACCCTGACCATCTACTACATTATATGTATCCTTGTCTATTTGTTTTTATCTGTCTccctgtacagaaaaaaaaaaaagttaacctaGCACTTCTAACTGCTGTCCTTCAAAAGGCCTGTTTACCAGGTTGGCCCTTGGCTGGCATCAGAGAATTTGGAATTCCAGAGGGTTCCCATTTCCTGTTAAAAGTGACGCACTGTTCCATACTGTTTGTACAATGTGGTTTATGCTGAACATTTGCTTTCCTACTGAGACGCTAGAGTTTTCGTGCTAAGAAGAGGGTGCCTATGTGACCAGCCCCCCAGTGCCCTGGGCACTGATTTCTGATGAGCTTCCCTGGTACAGAACATTtcacatgtattttttattttgttttgttttgtttctagagacagagtctcactctgtcacccaggctgtagtgcaatggcgcaatctcagctcactgcaacctccacctcctgggttcaagcgattctcatgcctcagcctcccgagtagctgggattacaggcacccaccatcatgcccagctaatttttgtatttttagtagagacggggtttcaccgtgttggccaggctggtcttgaactcctgacctcaggtgatccacccacctcggcctctcaaagtgctgggattacaggtgtgagccaccgcgcccagccacatttcACATGTTTTGTCACAATCCATTGCTGGAGGAATTAAGCCTGTCCTGTGTGACCGCTGGGAGAGGACTCATGGACGCTTACACCTGGTTTCCTCTGGACTTTGCTCCATATGCCTTTTCCTTTTGCTGATCTAGTTTGGCATCCTTTCACCATAACAAATCACAGTGATGAGCACCACTGCCATACTGAGTCCTGTGAGTCCTCCTAATGAATCATTGAACCTGGGAGTGGTCTTGGAAACTCCCAGCGCACACCCCCAACTAGGGTGTCTGCTTCGTGAGGTCAGAGGCACACTCTGCTTTGCTCACTGCTGTGTCTCCATCTATTAGACACCTCTTCTGCAACCGGACACTTGGTCTGCTCCACTTGCTGTAGCAACCAGCTGTGTATGGCTTCTGCATGGCTCCACGTGGCACAATCCAGCAGTGCTCCTCTGATAGCCACACCTGTATGACAGCAGACTCTGTGAGACCCTCTTGGTGCCCACACCACCCAGAAGTACAGGAAAGTTGCACTTGGTGCAAGCCTTTGACCAACAGGAGATGGGAACCAGCCATAAGGGCTTCCTCTGTTCTCTCCCAAGTGGACTTTTTTCAGTCACATCTTTCCTACTTCTCCAGTGACAGCCCCATGAGACTGAGCAATCCATTGCACTTGATAACAAGCAGCGGCCATGCCAGTGACCCTAGGTGACACTCCCTAATAAAGTCATAGCACATGCGCTTTTGCCTCAGACTCTGCTTTCTAGGGATAGCATACCAAACCCAGAACAATGCCTATCCCATCAGCGGGGCTGAAGGAGtagttgttgaaagaatgaataccTTAATTTAATGAATTCCTAGATTGGGAAAAGGGTTGTTTCTGGCAGCCTCTAGGTATTTCCTGTTCTGATGTAGTCTCCAGGTTGGGATGGGGTAGGAATAGATATTTGTTTGCTATATCCTACTTCATACCAAATAAAGGAACCAAGGTGGCTTACAGAGATGAATATagtaaaacagatttttaaataaggaaatcaaagcaaaaggaaataagGTGAAAATATAAGATGAATTCACTTAAGCACATGAAAAGCATCCTTAAAGCCTTGCAGGAGGTAGGCTGGAGGGTTGACTTAGAGATTCCCACACCAAAAGCAAAGATGAAAATCTCAGCATTATTATAATGCCCCTCATTGTTCAAAGTATGAAATACAAACTAATCAGCAGAATAAAAGCttttgactgggtgtggtggctcatgcctgtaatcctagcaccttcggaggctgaggcaggaggatcacttgaggccaggaattagagaccagcctgggcaagataagGAGaacctgtctcataaaaaagaaggaaggagggaaggagggaaggaagaaaggaaggaaggaaggaaggaaggaaggaaggaaggaaggagggagggagggagggagggaaggaaggaaggaaggaaggaaggaaggaaggaaggaaggaaggaaggaaggaaataatagttttcctttgtgcaggaACCTGAGAGAAATTACTCCCCAATAAAGGGGAAAGCATGAATGGTAATGGACAACACTTTCAATATATcctacaacaaatacaaagacCTATTTTTTGCCCCAGTTTCTTATAATGTCCTTCAATCATGGCCAATATGAAAACAATTCTACAAGGAGTCAGTAACGTCTAAATGCATACACTCTCTGATGTCTGGTTTGATCCAGGGACAAAATTGATAAGAAATAGGTAATGACTCTTTACTACTTAGGAGTTGTGGGCCACTCTGAAAATCCGATTATAGAGGCATGTCAGAAACATGTCCTGAAAGAGATAACACATTTTCTGAGTCCCAGTTCCAGTTCCCGGGAAGTCCTGCTGTACTGATATATTATCCTGGCATTCCATTAGAGcggaataataacaataacaacagtgACATtcataataaatgataataataagagCAGCAACAACAAACACTTATATAGTGCTACATAACAGGTTTGTTTTTAAGCACCTGGATGAATTTCGTAAACTCCGCCCCAAGGCACACACTAATTTTTCTTGAGAAAGTTGTGCAGATTTTCTTTCCTTAGGCAATGAGTAGGCATTAAAAAGCCAtgataggttcttttttttttttttttgaaggtttcaaatgtactttatttcttcaataatgccatatcttttttttttttttttgagacggagtcttcctctgtcactcaggctggaatgcagggtcgccacctcggctcactgcaagctccgcctcctgggttcacaccattctcctgcctcagcctcccgagtagctgggaccacaggcacgcgccaccacaccgggctaattctTAATGGGCACACAGTGCTTTCACTTGGCATCAATCATGAGCTGTTTTTTAAACAATTCAGTATTACACCAGCTGGAATGATTACTGATCTCTTCATTCCTTTGGGGTGACTCTGCTAACAGGGGACAGGTTCCATTCTATTTTGATTTGTGTTGCTACACTTGTCCATACAGCAATACAGAAAGTGGCTCCACTAGCTAATACAGCATTACCGTATTTGTCATGAAAATCAGGTGTACATTTCAGGTGGCTCTGCCTTGCCATTGTTTGCTGAATGCTTCGAACTTGGAGACGACTGAGTGCGTTTTTGACCAAGAGAAACATCGTGAAGGTGAAGCTAGAACTGCAGCAATGAAGCTGCTGCTTTGGTGCAAATTCGCTACAGGTACCCTTGAAGAgcgctgaaaaaaaaaaaaaaaacccatgataGGCTTTTTTAAGAAGTGGAATAAGACAAAGAAACGCTTTTtcaggagactctgtctcctgCAAAGCTAAGCAAGCTGATatggaagagaagagaggcaGGAAGACCTGTGGAGCAGGGGTTACAGCAACCTTGGCACCAAGTAATGCAGACAGgagattaaaatacatatatatatgtgtgcatgtatatatacatatatacgtatatgtatacacatatacgtatatatgtatatatgtgtatatacaccacatatgtatgtatatatgatatacacatatatgtatatatgcacgtatatacatatatacatacataagtatacacatatatacgtatacatatgtatacgtatacacgtatatgtatatacgtatacacatataaacgtatatatacacacgtatacatatatacacatatatacatacatatgtatatatacacatatgtatgtatatatacacgtatacatatatactacacGTGTATACAcacgcatatacatatatactacagGTGTATACAcacgcatatacatatatactacacGTGTCTACAtacgcatatacatatatactacacGTGCATACAtacgcatatacatatatactacacGTGTCTACAtacgcatatacatatatactacacGTGTCTACAtacgcatatacatatatactacacGTGTCTACAtacgcatatacatatatactacacGTGTCTACAtacgcatatacatatatactacacGTGTCTACAtacgcatatacatatatactacacGTGTCTACAtacgcatatacatatatactacacGTGTCTACAtacgcatatacatatatactacacGTGTCTACAtacgcatatacatatatactacacGTGTCTACATACGCATATACATATACTACACGTGTATACAtacgcatatacatatatactacacGTGTATACATACGCAGATACATATATACTACACGTGTATACAtacgcatatacatatataccacacGTGTATACAtacgcatatacatatataccacacGTGTATACAtacgcatatacatatatactacacGTGTATACAtacgcatatacatatatactatacgtgtatatatacacatatactatatagtacatatacacatacactatatatgtatatatacacatatactatatgtgtatatatacacatatacacaaatactatatatgta is part of the Symphalangus syndactylus isolate Jambi chromosome 18, NHGRI_mSymSyn1-v2.1_pri, whole genome shotgun sequence genome and harbors:
- the LOC129467246 gene encoding cytochrome c oxidase subunit 7B, mitochondrial-like, with amino-acid sequence MFLLVKNALSRLQVRSIQQTMARQSHLKCTPDFHDKYGNAVLASGATFCIAVWTSVATQIKIEWNLSPVSRVTPKE